In Gambusia affinis linkage group LG08, SWU_Gaff_1.0, whole genome shotgun sequence, a single window of DNA contains:
- the acd gene encoding adrenocortical dysplasia protein homolog — MPPWSKLTPWIENLILSYGSGDESGSQLRAHVIGVGQMTQSQAQGSDGPTGLLFLSDGELKIPAVLTASGWEQLQEKEDRECFSSLLNTTVCLKDYRLQFHMDPEQTKSRFFLSVGELATTAAGPVKDNTPCCTSSASVRMKICRTWRSLLGQEDSQRTQAGLDLSELLGEWQHDCLQTVLRDIRERLLALRNTRPSTSAHTPPPNWTRWDLDRVRYKGEPSFTVPAKLLLIPDESREQACSVEDVAWQITDPAGGDPVQNAGDAGDAGEHSRPLMEDVAPFPDPTALLSANPWDMYPPLGISPSTSDSSPESTPKLDSAAVETSTQLPETSTQLPVASTQLPVASTQLPVASTQLPVASTQLPVASTQLPVASTQLPVASTQLPVASTQLPVASTQLPVASTQLPVASTQLPVASTQLPVASTQLPVASTQLPVASTQLPVASTQLPVASFLPPYQNQPTASFPPSSSSVTVSPPEPPVSDGTDTVPGSYRKPKRKRCEAEQQEEEKEVEEEEVSGSPPSWLFDSQIGSPRKEDSPKQIGPAPKKTPGTHGDGRPFSYKYRVSGQNLQDFSRFRVAASLLHWALRYLLTPKPTEDPQGVD; from the exons ATGCCCCCCTGGAGCAAACTGACTCCCTGGATCGAGAATCTGATCCTTAGCTACGGGAGCGGGGATGAGTCGGGCAGCCAGCTGAGGGCTCACGTCATCGGGGTGGGCCAGATGACCCAGTCTCAGGCTCAGGGCTCCGATGGCCCGACGGGGCTGCTCTTCCTGTCCGACGGAGAGCTCAAGATTCCGGCCGTGCTCACCGCCTCCGGCTGGGAGCAGCTCCAGGAGAAGGAGGACCGGGAGTGCTTCAGCAGCCTCCTGAACACCACCGTGTGCCTGAAGGACTACCGGCTCCAGTTCCACATGGACCCGGAACAGACCAAGAGCCGGTTCTTCCTGTCAGTGGGGGAACTGGCCACCACCGCGGCAGGTCCAGTTAAAGACAACACGCCCTGCTGCACAAGCTCGGCCTCGGTCCGGATGAAGATCTGCAGAACCTGGAGGTCCCTTCTTGGTCAGGAGGACTCCCAGCGGACTCAGGCCGGACTGGACCTGTCCGAACTGCTAGGAGAGTGGCAGCACGACTGCCTGCAGACAGTGCTGCGGGACATCCGGGAGAGACTGCTGGCTCTCAGGAACACCCGACCCTCCACCTCTGCTCACACCCCGCCTCCGAACTGGACCAGGTGGGACCTGGACCGGGTCAGGTACAAGGGGGAACCGAGCTTCACCGTCCCGGCGAAGCTGCTTCTCATTCCGGATGAGAGCAGGGAACAGGCTTGCTCTGTGGAGGACGTGGCGTGGCAGATAACCGATCCCGCAG GTGGCGATCCAGTACAGAATGCGGGAGATGCGGGGGACGCAGGTGAGCATTCCCGTCCTTTGATGGAGGACGTCGCTCCTTTCCCAGACCCAACCGCCCTGCTTTCCGCCAACCCCTGGGACATGTACCCCCCTCTGGGAATCAGCCCTTCCACCTCTGACTCGTCCCCGGAGTCCACCCCGAAACTGGACTCTGCTGCCGTGGAAACCAGCACCCAGCTTCCGGAAACCAGCACCCAGCTTCCGGTAGCCAGCACCCAGCTTCCGGTAGCCAGCACCCAGCTTCCGGTAGCCAGCACCCAGCTTCCGGTTGCCAGCACCCAGCTTCCGGTAGCCAGCACCCAGCTTCCGGTTGCCAGCACCCAGCTTCCGGTAGCCAGCACCCAGCTTCCGGTAGCCAGCACCCAGCTTCCGGTAGCCAGCACCCAGCTTCCGGTAGCCAGCACCCAGCTTCCGGTAGCCAGCACCCAGCTTCCGGTTGCCAGCACCCAGCTTCCGGTTGCCAGCACCCAGCTTCCGGTTGCCAGCACCCAGCTTCCGGTTGCCAGCACCCAGCTTCCGGTTGCCAGCACCCAGCTTCCGGTTGCCAGCTTCCTCCCTCCTTACCAAAACCAACCCACCGCCAGCTTCCCACCGAGCTCCTCATCAGTCACCGTGAGTCCACCAGAACCTCCCGTCTCAGACGGAACCGACACCGTTCCAGGAAGCTATAGAAAGCCCAAGAGAAAGCGATGCGAGGCGgaacaacaagaagaagaaaaagaagtagAGGAGGAAGAAGTCAGTGGAAGTCCGCCATCTTGGCTCTTTGACTCCCAGATTGGATCTCCCAGAAAAGAGGACAGTCCAAAACAGATCGGACCCGCCCCGAAAAAGACCCCAGGTACTCACGGCGACGGCAGACCGTTCTCCTACAAATACAGAGTGTCGGGTCAGAACCTCCAGGACTTCAGCCGGTTCCGAGTGGCTGCGTCTCTGCTACACTGGGCTCTGCGGTATCTGTTGACTCCGAAACCAACAGAGGACCCGCAGGGCGTCGACTGA
- the psme3ip1 gene encoding PSME3-interacting protein isoform X1 → MAGGEAAGVDLSRKFVSESELDEKRKKRQEEWEKVRKPDDPEEVPEEEYDPRCLYDRLQEQKEKKQQEFEEQFKFRNMVRGLDEDESSFLDEVSRQQVLVEKQRRDEEKQELLEYRSALVKQASASAESRRESEKKAGPKQTGAEPKTSHLSQAHLLVGAVKRRSSSQSSDGSKKPRVENTRGIGDRLAEQDGGSREAEDRRAVPGLTAKTPPSAAHGMLHLPSAAVCVGVLPGLCAYSGSSDSDSSSDSEDRFVRVCDRTTALPATVML, encoded by the exons ATGGCCGGGGGAGAAGCGGCGGGCGTCGACCTCAGCAGGAAGTTTGTATCTGAGTCGGAGCTCGAcgagaagaggaagaagaggcaGGAGGAATGGGAGAAAGTCCGGAAGCCCGACGACCCGGAGG AGGTCCCGGAGGAGGAGTACGACCCCCGCTGCCTGTATGACCGGCTGCaggagcagaaggagaagaaacaGCAGGAATTTGAGGAGCAGTTCAAGTTCA GAAACATGGTGAGGGGACTGGACGAGGACGAGAGCAGCTTCCTGGACGAGGTTTCCCGGCAGCAGGTCCTGGTGGAGAAGCAACGCAGAGACGAGGAAAAGCAGGAGCTGTTGGAATACCGA AGCGCTCTGGTCAAGCAAGCGTCGGCATCCGCGGAGAGTCGGAGAGAGTCAGAAAAGAAGGCGGGGCCTAAACAGACGGGGGCGGAGCCAAAGACCAGCCACCTGTCTCAGGCTCATTTATTAGTGGGAGCTGTGAAGAGACGCAG CTCCTCGCAGTCGTCAGACGGCAGCAAGAAGCCGAGGGTGGAGAACACGAGAGGAATTGGAGACAGACTCGCAG AGCAGGACGGAGGAAGCAGGGAAGCTGAGGACCGCCGAGCCGTCCCCGGCCTCACGGCAAAGACGCCGCCGTCGGCCGCCCACGGCATGCTGCACCTGCCGTCGGCGGCCGTGTGCGTCGGCGTCTTACCGGGCCTGTGCGCGTACTCTGGCAGCAGCGACTCCGACAGCAGCTCGGACAGCGAAG ACAGATTTGTGAGAGTGTGTGACAGAACGACGGCGCTCCCTGCAACTGTCATGTTgtaa
- the psme3ip1 gene encoding PSME3-interacting protein isoform X3 has translation MAGGEAAGVDLSRKFVSESELDEKRKKRQEEWEKVRKPDDPEEVPEEEYDPRCLYDRLQEQKEKKQQEFEEQFKFRNMVRGLDEDESSFLDEVSRQQVLVEKQRRDEEKQELLEYRSALVKQASASAESRRESEKKAGPKQTGAEPKTSHLSQAHLLVGAVKRRSSSQSSDGSKKPRVENTRGIGDRLAEQDGGSREAEDRRAVPGLTAKTPPSAAHGMLHLPSAAVCVGVLPGLCAYSGSSDSDSSSDSEV, from the exons ATGGCCGGGGGAGAAGCGGCGGGCGTCGACCTCAGCAGGAAGTTTGTATCTGAGTCGGAGCTCGAcgagaagaggaagaagaggcaGGAGGAATGGGAGAAAGTCCGGAAGCCCGACGACCCGGAGG AGGTCCCGGAGGAGGAGTACGACCCCCGCTGCCTGTATGACCGGCTGCaggagcagaaggagaagaaacaGCAGGAATTTGAGGAGCAGTTCAAGTTCA GAAACATGGTGAGGGGACTGGACGAGGACGAGAGCAGCTTCCTGGACGAGGTTTCCCGGCAGCAGGTCCTGGTGGAGAAGCAACGCAGAGACGAGGAAAAGCAGGAGCTGTTGGAATACCGA AGCGCTCTGGTCAAGCAAGCGTCGGCATCCGCGGAGAGTCGGAGAGAGTCAGAAAAGAAGGCGGGGCCTAAACAGACGGGGGCGGAGCCAAAGACCAGCCACCTGTCTCAGGCTCATTTATTAGTGGGAGCTGTGAAGAGACGCAG CTCCTCGCAGTCGTCAGACGGCAGCAAGAAGCCGAGGGTGGAGAACACGAGAGGAATTGGAGACAGACTCGCAG AGCAGGACGGAGGAAGCAGGGAAGCTGAGGACCGCCGAGCCGTCCCCGGCCTCACGGCAAAGACGCCGCCGTCGGCCGCCCACGGCATGCTGCACCTGCCGTCGGCGGCCGTGTGCGTCGGCGTCTTACCGGGCCTGTGCGCGTACTCTGGCAGCAGCGACTCCGACAGCAGCTCGGACAGCGAAG TTTAA
- the psme3ip1 gene encoding PSME3-interacting protein isoform X2 — protein MAGGEAAGVDLSRKFVSESELDEKRKKRQEEWEKVRKPDDPEEVPEEEYDPRCLYDRLQEQKEKKQQEFEEQFKFRNMVRGLDEDESSFLDEVSRQQVLVEKQRRDEEKQELLEYRSALVKQASASAESRRESEKKAGPKQTGAEPKTSHLSQAHLLVGAVKRRSSSQSSDGSKKPRVENTRGIGDRLAEQDGGSREAEDRRAVPGLTAKTPPSAAHGMLHLPSAAVCVGVLPGLCAYSGSSDSDSSSDSEGSVDAIMSPYPRHNRAYR, from the exons ATGGCCGGGGGAGAAGCGGCGGGCGTCGACCTCAGCAGGAAGTTTGTATCTGAGTCGGAGCTCGAcgagaagaggaagaagaggcaGGAGGAATGGGAGAAAGTCCGGAAGCCCGACGACCCGGAGG AGGTCCCGGAGGAGGAGTACGACCCCCGCTGCCTGTATGACCGGCTGCaggagcagaaggagaagaaacaGCAGGAATTTGAGGAGCAGTTCAAGTTCA GAAACATGGTGAGGGGACTGGACGAGGACGAGAGCAGCTTCCTGGACGAGGTTTCCCGGCAGCAGGTCCTGGTGGAGAAGCAACGCAGAGACGAGGAAAAGCAGGAGCTGTTGGAATACCGA AGCGCTCTGGTCAAGCAAGCGTCGGCATCCGCGGAGAGTCGGAGAGAGTCAGAAAAGAAGGCGGGGCCTAAACAGACGGGGGCGGAGCCAAAGACCAGCCACCTGTCTCAGGCTCATTTATTAGTGGGAGCTGTGAAGAGACGCAG CTCCTCGCAGTCGTCAGACGGCAGCAAGAAGCCGAGGGTGGAGAACACGAGAGGAATTGGAGACAGACTCGCAG AGCAGGACGGAGGAAGCAGGGAAGCTGAGGACCGCCGAGCCGTCCCCGGCCTCACGGCAAAGACGCCGCCGTCGGCCGCCCACGGCATGCTGCACCTGCCGTCGGCGGCCGTGTGCGTCGGCGTCTTACCGGGCCTGTGCGCGTACTCTGGCAGCAGCGACTCCGACAGCAGCTCGGACAGCGAAGGTAGCGTGGACGCAATCATGTCGCCGTATCCGCGGCACAACAGGGCCTACAGATag
- the il17c gene encoding interleukin-17C, with translation MELIQIFILALGFVSVTMHRCYKEADLEKKALRRLKKFPPPPNTTPSPNSPPGCPLELFKRPASGSEEDRSLTPWKYVTINDTEYYPHTYTQAVCLCKGCIMSKDGEVIDNQDYNSAEVNGSWVFMKREKCKEGGYKLKPERRDVAVGCTCVRPSLSR, from the exons ATGGAACTAATTCAG ATCTTCATCCTGGCTCTTGGCTTCGTGTCCGTGACCATGCATCGTTGCTATAAAGAGGCAGATCTGGAGAAGAAGGCGTTGAGGAGGCTGAAGAAGTTCCCACCCCCACCGAACACGACTCCCTCTCCGAACTCTCCCCCCGGCTGCCCGCTGGAGCTCTTCAAGAGGCCCGCCTCCGGGTCGGAGGAGGATCGCTCCCTAACTCCCTGGAAATACGT GACAATAAACGACACTGAGTACTACCCCCACACGTACACCCAGGCCGTCTGCCTGTGCAAGGGCTGCATCATGTCCAAAGACGGCGAGGTGATAGACAACCAGGACTACAACTCAGCTGAGGTGAACGGCTCCTGGGTGTTCATGAAGAGGGAAAAATGTAAGGAAGGCGGGTACAAGCTGAAGCCGGAGAGACGGGACGTGGCAGTGGGCTGCACCTGCGTAAGGCCGTCCTTGTCGCGCTGA